One Sciurus carolinensis chromosome 10, mSciCar1.2, whole genome shotgun sequence genomic window carries:
- the LOC124994970 gene encoding high mobility group protein B3-like, whose amino-acid sequence MAKGDPKKPKGKTSAYAFFVQTCREEHRKKNPEVPVNFAEFFKKCSERWKTMFGKEKCKFDEMAKADWEMKDYGPAKGGKKRKDPNAPKRPPSGFFLFFSELCPKIEPTNLGVSIGDVTKKS is encoded by the coding sequence ATGGCTAAAGGTGaccccaagaaaccaaagggcAAGACATCTGCTTATGCCTTCTTTGTGCAGACTTGCAGAGAAGAACATAGGAAGAAAAATCCAGAAGTCCCTGTCAATTTTGCAGAATTTTTCAAGAAGTGCTCTGAGAGGTGGAAGACAATGTTTGGGAAGGAGAAATGTAAATTTGATGAAATGGCAAAGGCAGATTGGGAAATGAAGGATTATGGACCAGCTAAGGGAGGCAAGAAGAGAAAGGACCCTAATGCCCCCAAAAGACCACCATCTGGATTCTTCCTGTTCTTTTCAGAACTCTGCCCCAAGATTGAGCCCACAAATCTTGGTGTCTCCATTGGAGATGTGACAAAAAAAAGCTAG